The region CAAGCTCACGGATTTTCTTCCTGAGCGTGTTTCGATTAAGCCCCAGCAGCTCTGCCGCCTTGATCTGGTTTCCATTGGTCGCAGCAAGGGTTATCGAAATCAGTGGTGCTTCCATTTCATGCAGAACACGCAGATAAAGCCCAGGTGGCGGCAGATCTGAACCAAACTCCTTGAAATAGCCGGTCAGATAAGATTCGACCCGCTGTTTCAGGGGAGCCTGCGGATCACTATCCGCCTGCTCGGCAAACTGCTCGCTGGCAAGGTCAAGCTCAGCGTCAATCACCGCTTTGGTAATCACATCCTGCGGATAGAGCGCCGACAATCGCTTTGTCAGGTTTTCGAGCTCACGCACATTCCCGGGCCAGCGATGGTTCTGAAGCCTGTCGAGACCGGCCTGTTCAATGGACTTGGCAGGCTGACCCGCCTGCTCTTCAAGACGGAAAAAGTGACGCGCAAGGTCCGGAATATCCTCCCTCCGCTCCCTGAGTGGTGGCAGGCGCAGTGGAACGACACTCAGGCGGAAATAGAGGTCTTCTCGAAACAGGCCCTGCTGAATAAGCTGCTTAAGGTCTTTGTTGGTCGCTGCAACAATCCGCACATCTGTCTTGATAGGCGTCCGCCCGCCAACCGTGGTGTACTCACCCTGTTGCAGAACACGTAGCAGGCGTGTCTGTGCATCCATCGGCATGTCACCGATTTCGTCCAGAAAGAGCGTGCCCCCTTCAGCCTGTTCAAAATGCCCGATGCCCCGCGCCTGGGCACCGGTAAAGGCCCCCTTCTCATGACCAAAAAGCTCGGACTCGATCAGGTCCTTGGGGATTGCGGCCATGTTGATGGCGACAAACTTGCCATTCTTGCGCTTGCCGTAATCATGAAGTGCGCGCGCCACCAGTTCCTTACCGGTACCTGACTCCCCTACAATCAACGCGGTCAGGTCAGTCTGCATAAGGCGCGCGAGAATGCGGTAGATCTCCTGCATGGCCGGAGACCGGCCAATCAACGGGATTGAATCACTGCCTTCCAGGTCTTTCGGGGGCTCAACACCGGAACGCGGCTCGGATAGAGCCCGGCCGATAACGGAAATCAGTTCCTTCAGGTCAAACGGTTTCGGCAGATATTCATAGGCCCCGGTTTCAGACGCCTTGATCGCCGTCATGAATGTGTTCTGCGCGCTCATCACGATAATCGGAAGGTCCGGCCTGATCCGTTTCATACGCGGCAGAAGATCAAAGGCATTCTCATCGGGCATGACCACATCTGTAACGACCAGATCCCCCTCACCCTCGCTCACCCAGCGCCAGAGTGTCGTCGCATTGCTGGTCAACCGGACCGTATAGCCTGCGCGCGACAGAGCCTGATTGAGAACAGTGCGGATCGCCGCATCATCATCCGCAACAAGGATTGTTTGATTGCTCATGCGCCTGCCCCCTTATCGCCCTGTGGCACTACCTTGTTGTTGAACTTCGGCAGCATCACCCTGAAATTTGTTCGTCGTGGCGCTGAGTCACATTCAATAACGCCCCCATGCGTCCCGACGATCTTGGCCACAAGCGCCAAACCAAGCCCTGTTCCATTGACCTTTGATGTTACAAACGGATCGAACAGATCAACCTTGATGTCTTCTGGAACGCCCGGACCATTATCCCTTACGGAAATTTCAAGCGGCAGGTTCACACTATTTTCAGCTCCAGGCACCGTTAGTCGGATACCTGGCTTGAAACCGGTCGCCAGCACAATCTCGGGATCAGGAGTATCAGACAGAGATTCACAGGCATTTTTCACCAGATTGAGAAAGATCTGGATAAGCTGATCCCGGTTTCCATAAACGTCAGGCAGGGACGGATCATAATCCTCAACGAAGCGTATGGACTGGCCGAAACCGCTTTGCGCCAGCCGCTTCACATGATCCAGAACCACATGGATGTTGACCGGCTCCCGGTCAATCGGTCGTTCATCTGAGAACACTTCCATGCGGTCCACCAGTTTGACGATCCGATCCGCCTCATCAGTAATGAGCTGCGTCAGCGCCTTGTCATCCGCCTCCACAACACTTTCAAGCAACTGCGCTGCCCCACGAATACCCGACAGCGGGTTTTTGATTTCGTGGGCCAGCATGGCGGCAAGACCTGTTACCGTACGTGCAGCGCCGCGATAACTGAGCTGCCGTTCGATCTTGTCTGTCATGGTCCGTTCCTGCAGGACCAGCACAATATGGCCCGGAGCTTCTGGTACGGGAGCCGCGTAGACATCAACAACACGGTGATCACCATTTCGGGGCGTGCCGATATCAATACGATATTCATTGATTGGGGCAGATCGCTCGAACACCTGACCGGTCAGAGCCAGAACCGGGCTCGCAAAAGGCAGAAAGTCAGACAGATTATTGCGACACAGAATTGTACGGCTGGCATGAAAGAAGAACTCCGCCGCCGTATTGGCTGACTGGATATAGTTATGACGATCCAGAAGCAGAACCGGATGCGGCAGGGCATTCATCATCAGATTCTCGGCCAGATCAGGCACAGGAGCCCTCGCCTCCACCTCACTGTCGTGGCCAGTCACATCACTCATGCCGCTTGCCTTTTCGGGGATTGCTGGAAGAACAGGTCGAGCCCTTTTCTCACCTTATCAGCATCCGACGAGGTAAGAATCTGGCGTCTCAGCTCCTTGAGACTCTCATCCGGCTCAGGACACTGATGGGTCATATACCAATCGAGATGCTTACGGGCCGCCCGCACTGCGTAATTGACAGGCGCGCTGCTGTGATACGCGAGAATGGCAGCATAGTGTTCCAAGACCAGTGCCAGCAGTTCCTCATCATAAGGCTCTGCCAGACGCTCACCGGTCGCGAGATAATGCGCCACATGGCCAGGCAACCAGGGCCTGCCATAAGCACCGCGCCCCACCATCACACCATCCGCACTGGACTTGGACAGCATATCCTCGACTTCCGCACAGTCATTCAGGTCGCCGTTGGCAATCAGCGGAATGGAAATGGCATTCCTGACGGCACGAATGGCGGACCAGTCTGCCTGTCCCTTGTAGAACTGCTGCCGCGTGCGGCCATGCACTGTAATCAGCTGCGCACCAAGACTCTCAGCCTCTCTGGCCAGGTCCGGCGCATTCAGGCTGTCGTGGTCCCAGCCAAGGCGC is a window of Coralliovum pocilloporae DNA encoding:
- a CDS encoding two-component system sensor histidine kinase NtrB codes for the protein MSDVTGHDSEVEARAPVPDLAENLMMNALPHPVLLLDRHNYIQSANTAAEFFFHASRTILCRNNLSDFLPFASPVLALTGQVFERSAPINEYRIDIGTPRNGDHRVVDVYAAPVPEAPGHIVLVLQERTMTDKIERQLSYRGAARTVTGLAAMLAHEIKNPLSGIRGAAQLLESVVEADDKALTQLITDEADRIVKLVDRMEVFSDERPIDREPVNIHVVLDHVKRLAQSGFGQSIRFVEDYDPSLPDVYGNRDQLIQIFLNLVKNACESLSDTPDPEIVLATGFKPGIRLTVPGAENSVNLPLEISVRDNGPGVPEDIKVDLFDPFVTSKVNGTGLGLALVAKIVGTHGGVIECDSAPRRTNFRVMLPKFNNKVVPQGDKGAGA
- the dusB gene encoding tRNA dihydrouridine synthase DusB; the protein is MQIGSITLRNSVALAPMSGVTDLPFRRLAMRYGAGMVVSEMVASHELAIGHPETVMRAEGKGIWPHVVQLAGREPEWMERGAELAQEAGADIIDINMGCPAKKVTGGYSGSALMKDPERACSLIEATVKASSVPVTVKMRLGWDHDSLNAPDLAREAESLGAQLITVHGRTRQQFYKGQADWSAIRAVRNAISIPLIANGDLNDCAEVEDMLSKSSADGVMVGRGAYGRPWLPGHVAHYLATGERLAEPYDEELLALVLEHYAAILAYHSSAPVNYAVRAARKHLDWYMTHQCPEPDESLKELRRQILTSSDADKVRKGLDLFFQQSPKRQAA
- the ntrC gene encoding nitrogen regulation protein NR(I), translating into MSNQTILVADDDAAIRTVLNQALSRAGYTVRLTSNATTLWRWVSEGEGDLVVTDVVMPDENAFDLLPRMKRIRPDLPIIVMSAQNTFMTAIKASETGAYEYLPKPFDLKELISVIGRALSEPRSGVEPPKDLEGSDSIPLIGRSPAMQEIYRILARLMQTDLTALIVGESGTGKELVARALHDYGKRKNGKFVAINMAAIPKDLIESELFGHEKGAFTGAQARGIGHFEQAEGGTLFLDEIGDMPMDAQTRLLRVLQQGEYTTVGGRTPIKTDVRIVAATNKDLKQLIQQGLFREDLYFRLSVVPLRLPPLRERREDIPDLARHFFRLEEQAGQPAKSIEQAGLDRLQNHRWPGNVRELENLTKRLSALYPQDVITKAVIDAELDLASEQFAEQADSDPQAPLKQRVESYLTGYFKEFGSDLPPPGLYLRVLHEMEAPLISITLAATNGNQIKAAELLGLNRNTLRKKIRELDIPVMRT